The sequence below is a genomic window from Longimicrobiaceae bacterium.
TCCGTAGCCGGCTTATCCCCCGTCTGCTTGACGGTGCAACTAAAGTTGCACATCTTTCAGGCACCACTCAGACCCAGGAGGGAGGGATGGCGACGCTGACGAGCAGGACCCGCGCGCAGGGCGGGTCGATCACGACGACGGTTCCGACCGAGGCCACCCGGAAGATGGGGCTGCAGCCCGGTGGAGAGCTCTACTGGGTCGAGGACGGGATGGGCGGGTACCACGTGCTTCCCTACGACCCCGATGTGGCCGAGGCGCTCCGCGCGCACGAGGAGATCATGGACGAGTACAGGGAGGTGTTCGCCGCGCTCGCCCGGTGATCCCCGAGCCCAAATGGATCAGCCTCAAAACGCTCCAGCTGCTCCACGAGCAGCAGCTGGAGCGTTTTGGCGGGCGTCCCGGCATCCTCGACCGGGGCGTCGTGGAATCCGCGCTGAACCGCCCGAGAAACCGGTACCTCTACGGTGGGGACGAGGTCGATCTCGCCGAGCTCGCCGCGGCGTACCTGTACGCCTTCGCGCAGTCGCAGGGGTTCGCGGATGGGAACAAGCGGACGGCGGTGGCCGCGATGCTCGTCTTCCTCGCGATCAACGGCCACCCGCTTCACGTCCCCGGAGTCGAGCTCTACCAGGTCACGATGGCGGTTGCGGACGAGAAGGTCCGCATGACCGAGGCAGCCGTAGCCGCCTGGCTGCGGGAACACATCTGACATCGTCACCGGCGGCACCCTGCCGAGCGGGCGCGTACGCACGGGGCCCCGGTCCCTTGTCCCCTCCGTTACTTCGGGTCGAAGCCTGCCAGGTCCGGGGAGAAGCCGCGGTCCTGCAGGCCGCGCTCGGCGCGGCGGGGGAAGGCGCGGCGGCCGATCTCCGGGGCGAAGGTCATGGCGGCGGTCCCCACCAGCGAGAGGGCCAGCACCAGGAGCGCCACCAGGGCGGCCAGCTCTCCGTACCCGGCCGCGGCGGCGATCCCCGCCAGGACGATGGAGAACTCGCCGCGGGGGACGAGCGTGAGGCCCAGCGCAAGCGAGGCGCGGGGGCTCAGGCCGTCGCGCTGCCCGATCCACCACCCGGCCGCGACCTTGAGCGCCACGCCCAGGAGCGTCAGCGCCAGGGCGTGCGCCCAGACGTCGGCGAACTCCCCGGGGTCGATGGAGAGGCCGAACCCCAGGAAGAACACGGCCGCGAACAGGCCCTGCAGCGGCGCGAAGAGCCGCTCCGCGCGCTCGCGGTGCGCCGTCTCCGCCAGGGCCAGCCCGGCCAGGAAGGCGCCGATCGCCTCCGAGAGCCCCGCCGCCAGCGCCGCCCAGGACAGGAGCAGCACCACCGAGCCGGAAAGGAGAAGGAAGAGGT
It includes:
- a CDS encoding type II toxin-antitoxin system death-on-curing family toxin, which produces MIPEPKWISLKTLQLLHEQQLERFGGRPGILDRGVVESALNRPRNRYLYGGDEVDLAELAAAYLYAFAQSQGFADGNKRTAVAAMLVFLAINGHPLHVPGVELYQVTMAVADEKVRMTEAAVAAWLREHI